A region of the Dichotomicrobium thermohalophilum genome:
TTGGAAGAGATCGGTGCGCAGCGGCGGATGATCGCGCTTCAGCCCGATGCGGCGCAGCGCGATGGCGAAGCGGGCGGCAAGCTGCTGCGCATAGGGGCCCTCGCCGCGTTTACGCACGCCGAAGCGGGAGTCGTAATCCTTTCCCCCGCGTGTGTCGCGTACCAGCGCCATGACCCGCTCGGCGCGGTTCGGATAGTTCTGCGCCAGCCATTCCCGGAACAGCGGCGCGACCTCCAGCGGCAGACGCAGGAGAATATAACTCGCCGTCTGCGCGCCGCGCGCCGCGCCCGCCTCAAGGATGCGCTCAAGCTCGGGATCGTTCAGCGCCGGGATCATCGGCGCGGCCATGACACGCACCGGCACGCCGGCTTCGCTCAGGACCCGGATTGCCTCCAGACGCTTGGCCGGCGCGCTCGCCCGCGGCTCCATTGATCGCGATAGCCGATTGTCCAGCGTTGTGACCGAAATGCCGACATGCACCAACCCCTGCGCGGCCATCGGCGCGAGGATGTCGAGATCGCGCGTCACCAGCGCCGATTTCGTCACGATGCCGACCGGGTGTTGGGTGTGCGCCAGCACTTCCAGGATGGACCGGGTAATGCGCCGCTCCCGCTCGATCGGCTGGTAGGGGTCTGTGTTCGTGCCGAGCATGATCGGCTTCACCCGGTAGCGCGGAGTGCTGAGCGCCTTTTCCAGTAGCTCGGCGGCATTGACCTTCGCGGTCAGCTTGGTTTCGAAATCGATGCCGGCCGAGTAGCCCAGATGGCAGTGCGTCGGCCGCGCGAAGCAGTAAATGCAGCCGTGTTCGCAGCCGCGATAGGCGTTGATCGACTGGTCGAAGCCGATATCGGGGCTGTCATTGGTGGCGATGATGCTGCGCGCCATTTCCGCGCGAACCTCTGTCTTGAAACTGTCGAGATCCGCGAGGCTTTCCCAGCCGTCGTCGAAGACATCCCGGCGCTCGCTCTCGTAGCGTCCTGCGGCATTGGAGCAGGCGCCGCGTCCGCGCCGGCGGTCGGATTCCGTGGTCTCCGCGTCCTGCGGGCTTGGCACAGGTGGTTTCGAGGATCGCGCAGTCATGCCACAAGCTTAACGGGAAGACGCGAACAGATAAAGAACATTGGCTTGCGCGCCGCAAAAATCGCTTGTGGACAAGTGCGCCAGCCGTATCATCCCCGCCATGATCTCGGTGGTGATCCCGACGCTGAATTCACAGGCCGAACTGGCCCGCAGCCTCGCCGCACTGGTTCCCGGCGTGGTCGAGGGCGTGGTGCGCGAAGTGATCATCGCGGATGGCGGCTCGCAGGACGACACGCCGCAGATCGCCGAGGCTGTCGGCGCGCGTTTCGTGCGCGCGGCGAAGGGAAGAGGACCACAGCTCGCCGAGGGCGCACGGGCGGCGAAGGGGGACTGGCTGCTGTTTCTTCACGCCGACACAGTGCTGGAACATGGCTGGTATCAGGAAGCCGAACGCTTCATCGACGAATCTGCGCGCGCTAGACGGCCACAGGCGGCTGCCTTTCGCTTTGCGCTGGATGATCGCGGTGCGCGGCCACGCTACCTGGAGGCGATGGTCTCCCTGCGATGCGCGCTTTTGCGCCTGCCTTACGGCGATCAAGGGCTGCTGATCTCGCGGGCGCATTATGAGCGGCTCGGCGGCTTTCGTGACCTGCCGCTGATGGAAGACGTCGACCTTGTCCGGCGCATCGGCCGGCGTGACTTGTGCTTCCTGCGCAGCCGGGCCACGACCAGTGCTGACCGCTATCAGCGCGACGGCTATTTCCGCCGTATGTTGCGCAATCTGTCCTGCCTGACGCTTTATTTCCTGCGCGTGCCGCCGCGTTATATCGTCAAGCTCTATGGCTGAACGGCCAACCGTTTTCCTCATGGTCAAGGCGCCGCGGCCCGGCCAGGTCAAGACCCGGCTTGCGCGCGAGATCGGCGAGATGGCCGCGGTGCGTTTTCACCGGCACAATACCGCAGCGGTGATCCGTCGGCTGCGTGATCCGCGCTGGCGGCTGGTGTTGGCGGTTGCGCCGGAAGCGGCGACCAATGTGCACTGGTGGCCCGGCGATCTGCCGCGCATCTCTCAAGGGCATGGCGATCTTGGTGCGCGCATGGCGCAGGTGTTCGCGCAGGCCGGCGCGGCGCCGGCGCTGATTGTCGGGAGCGACATACCAGACATCACGGCCGCGCGGGTCGCGGCGGCGTTTCAGGCGCTGCGCGGAGCCGAGGCGGTGATCGGCCCGGCGCCTGACGGCGGCTACTGGCTGATCGGGCTGCGGCGCGGGCCGGCACCGCGCGGGCTGTTCGACGGCGTGCGCTGGTCGGGGCCGCACGCACGGGCGGACACCATCGCCAATCTCGACGCGCAGGGGTTGGACGTGGCGCTTGCCGATGAACTGAGAGACGTGGACGACGCGGCGAGCTACAGAGCGGCGGGTGCGGCCAACGCGCGAGTCATTCGACCTTAGCGAGACTGGCTTGCGGCGTCGGAGGGTTCTTGGGTCTCCGCAGGGCTTGGCTGTTCAGCGGCTTCTCCGAGATGCGCATAAAGCACCTGCCGGAACGCCGCATATTCGGCGCCGATCCGGGCGGCCAGACCAGCATCTGGCGCAACGTTTGCTTCGCGCTTCTCGCTGCACAGCGCCGCAAGCCGGGCCGCGCCGATGGTGTTGGCGCAACTTTTCAACGCGTGAAGCGCGTCACGCGCGGCTGTCTGATGCCCCTCGCTGATCGCGGCGTGCAGCGCCTCCAGATGCTTTTCGAAATCGGTCTCGAACAGGGTAGCCATCTCGGTGCGGAAGGCTTCAGGGCCGAACAACGCGATCATCTCGTCGAGTCGGCGCGTGTCCACCGACGGGCTCTCCGCCGGGTCGGTCGCGTTTCCGCGCTTTCCGCGCGCCGCAGGGGCCAGCGGTGTGGGATGCACATGCGCACGGATCGTCTCGCGCAGTTCGTTGAGCTGGACCGGCTTGTGTAGCACCGCCACCATGCCCGCGCGCAGACAGTTTTCCCGCGTCGGCGCGGAGGTGTCCGCCGTCATGGCAATGATCGGGATATGCGCCTCCGGCTCAACGGCAAGCTGATAATCCTTGCAGATCTCGGCGCCGTCGCCGCCCGGCATGTTGATGTCGAGAAAGGCGATGTCGACGCCGCCGCGCAGGAGCACGTCGAGTGCTTCTTCGCCCGTGTTGGCGAGGACGACACGGTGGCCGTCCAGCGTGAGCAGCTTCTTCGCGACCTC
Encoded here:
- a CDS encoding PA0069 family radical SAM protein; translated protein: MTARSSKPPVPSPQDAETTESDRRRGRGACSNAAGRYESERRDVFDDGWESLADLDSFKTEVRAEMARSIIATNDSPDIGFDQSINAYRGCEHGCIYCFARPTHCHLGYSAGIDFETKLTAKVNAAELLEKALSTPRYRVKPIMLGTNTDPYQPIERERRITRSILEVLAHTQHPVGIVTKSALVTRDLDILAPMAAQGLVHVGISVTTLDNRLSRSMEPRASAPAKRLEAIRVLSEAGVPVRVMAAPMIPALNDPELERILEAGAARGAQTASYILLRLPLEVAPLFREWLAQNYPNRAERVMALVRDTRGGKDYDSRFGVRKRGEGPYAQQLAARFAIALRRIGLKRDHPPLRTDLFQPPARSGQLDLFAPS
- a CDS encoding TIGR04283 family arsenosugar biosynthesis glycosyltransferase, translated to MDKCASRIIPAMISVVIPTLNSQAELARSLAALVPGVVEGVVREVIIADGGSQDDTPQIAEAVGARFVRAAKGRGPQLAEGARAAKGDWLLFLHADTVLEHGWYQEAERFIDESARARRPQAAAFRFALDDRGARPRYLEAMVSLRCALLRLPYGDQGLLISRAHYERLGGFRDLPLMEDVDLVRRIGRRDLCFLRSRATTSADRYQRDGYFRRMLRNLSCLTLYFLRVPPRYIVKLYG
- a CDS encoding TIGR04282 family arsenosugar biosynthesis glycosyltransferase, which encodes MAERPTVFLMVKAPRPGQVKTRLAREIGEMAAVRFHRHNTAAVIRRLRDPRWRLVLAVAPEAATNVHWWPGDLPRISQGHGDLGARMAQVFAQAGAAPALIVGSDIPDITAARVAAAFQALRGAEAVIGPAPDGGYWLIGLRRGPAPRGLFDGVRWSGPHARADTIANLDAQGLDVALADELRDVDDAASYRAAGAANARVIRP